A genomic stretch from Dissulfurispira thermophila includes:
- a CDS encoding glucose-6-phosphate isomerase, translating to MIRIDFSNLMQGAIGKNGLTDDDFKSIDTKKITEIIKTRKYPELEFLDLHNADTSKIKELGKYAGRFENFLLLGIGGSALGPRSILEALSPFHNFKNKPRVFIYDNVDPLTLKNMLEVIDLKKTVVNVITKSGSTAETIASFMIIWKKLQEQSLKIQEHIIVTTDPEKGNLRKIVKDYSLMSLPIPQGVGGRYSVLSAVGLLLAEAIGISSDTLLNGAKDIHDKCMNTDLWQNPAYLFSSGLYLMQKIKSKNITVMIPYADRLKPFSEWFCQLWAESLGKDGKGLTPYPSVGTTDQHSQLQLWMQGPEDKVVVFLSIEDYGVDVNIPEIFLDMEGLSYLSGHSLGELIRIEQEASEIALAKNGRPCITIKIPKIDAYYLGQLFHFFEIATAVAGFLYDINPFNQPGVEEGKNLTYAMMGKKGYEAKREEFIEYRQRKRFEA from the coding sequence ATGATAAGAATCGATTTTTCAAATCTAATGCAAGGTGCAATAGGTAAAAATGGCTTAACAGATGATGATTTCAAAAGCATTGATACTAAAAAAATAACTGAAATAATAAAAACAAGGAAATATCCAGAACTCGAATTTCTCGACCTGCATAATGCAGACACCTCTAAAATAAAAGAACTTGGTAAATATGCTGGCAGGTTTGAAAATTTTCTCCTTCTTGGTATAGGGGGGTCTGCACTTGGACCGAGGTCTATTTTAGAGGCATTGAGTCCTTTTCATAATTTCAAGAATAAACCAAGGGTTTTTATCTACGATAATGTGGACCCTCTAACATTAAAGAACATGCTGGAGGTGATAGATCTAAAGAAGACAGTTGTAAATGTGATAACGAAGTCTGGAAGCACAGCAGAGACCATTGCATCTTTTATGATTATATGGAAAAAGTTACAGGAGCAGTCATTAAAGATACAGGAACATATCATCGTGACAACTGACCCTGAAAAAGGCAATCTCAGGAAGATTGTGAAAGATTACAGCCTTATGTCTCTTCCAATCCCACAAGGTGTTGGAGGGAGGTATTCTGTTTTAAGTGCTGTCGGACTTCTACTTGCAGAGGCTATAGGAATTAGCTCTGATACCTTGCTTAACGGAGCAAAGGATATTCATGATAAGTGTATGAATACAGATTTGTGGCAAAATCCAGCATATCTTTTTTCATCAGGACTTTATCTGATGCAAAAGATCAAAAGTAAAAATATTACAGTGATGATACCTTATGCAGATAGGCTGAAACCATTTTCTGAATGGTTCTGTCAGTTGTGGGCAGAAAGTCTTGGGAAAGATGGCAAAGGCCTTACACCATATCCATCTGTTGGCACCACTGACCAGCATTCCCAGTTGCAGTTATGGATGCAAGGGCCTGAAGACAAGGTGGTAGTGTTTTTGTCAATTGAAGATTATGGTGTTGATGTAAATATTCCTGAGATATTTCTGGACATGGAGGGATTGAGTTATCTTTCAGGGCATTCTCTTGGTGAATTGATAAGGATTGAACAGGAGGCATCTGAGATTGCCCTTGCAAAGAATGGCAGACCATGCATTACTATTAAAATTCCAAAAATAGATGCATATTATTTAGGTCAGCTTTTTCATTTCTTTGAAATAGCTACGGCAGTGGCGGGCTTTTTATACGACATAAATCCTTTTAATCAGCCAGGTGTTGAGGAAGGAAAAAATCTTACATATGCAATGATGGGCAAGAAGGGATATGAAGCAAAGAGGGAAGAATTCATAGAATACAGACAGCGAAAAAGATTTGAAGCTTAA
- a CDS encoding ATP synthase subunit I, translating to MELMIQRIYRQSIFVIIPLSLISIFLTNWDWRFSLSILIGGFIGILNLRGIVWSVRSLLGTEKAQTKMMVLSMLRLFVIFSILIILAIFNVIKAYGLLIGFTVVFIIIVKEGLIAAKKGA from the coding sequence ATGGAATTGATGATTCAGAGGATATACAGGCAGTCAATTTTTGTAATAATACCACTTTCTTTAATTTCAATATTTTTGACCAATTGGGACTGGAGATTTTCTCTGAGCATTCTGATAGGTGGTTTTATTGGAATACTCAATCTTCGAGGAATAGTATGGAGTGTCAGAAGTCTTCTCGGAACAGAAAAGGCACAGACCAAGATGATGGTCTTAAGCATGCTCAGGCTTTTTGTAATTTTCTCTATCCTTATAATACTTGCCATATTCAATGTCATTAAAGCGTATGGACTATTAATCGGTTTTACTGTAGTATTTATTATTATTGTGAAAGAGGGATTAATTGCAGCTAAAAAGGGTGCATGA
- a CDS encoding AtpZ/AtpI family protein: MTEKQPEKTLFRQLFEASSVGINLVVATFVGLAIGYGLDKLFGTSPYLTIIFLIIGIITGFRELVRIAKKQEK, translated from the coding sequence TTGACAGAGAAACAGCCAGAGAAGACATTATTCAGACAACTCTTTGAAGCAAGCAGTGTGGGAATAAACCTTGTTGTTGCCACTTTTGTGGGGCTTGCTATTGGATATGGACTGGACAAACTTTTTGGCACTTCTCCTTATTTGACAATAATATTTCTGATTATTGGTATAATTACAGGATTTAGGGAACTCGTCAGAATAGCGAAGAAACAGGAAAAATAA
- a CDS encoding TorD/DmsD family molecular chaperone, producing MAFYDNVEDIERSELYKLFAGLFMNVPSDELIMHAKEVLQLKSTESPQQIRMDFENIFLRHDLHIAPYESLYNYPLGDRPRLLGHAAQDVQAFYISAEIMMDEEINFMPDHISAEMLFMSYLIENDMLEVQKRFLEEHLVKWVPEYCNELQKHVGTIFYKEVANILKEFILSEHELMSE from the coding sequence GTGGCATTTTACGATAATGTAGAAGATATTGAAAGGTCTGAACTTTATAAGCTTTTTGCAGGTTTGTTTATGAATGTGCCGTCTGATGAGTTGATAATGCATGCAAAGGAAGTACTCCAATTGAAATCTACTGAATCGCCGCAGCAAATAAGGATGGATTTTGAAAATATTTTTTTAAGGCATGATCTTCATATTGCACCATATGAATCGCTTTATAATTACCCTCTGGGAGATAGACCAAGACTTCTGGGACATGCCGCACAAGATGTGCAGGCATTTTACATTTCAGCAGAAATTATGATGGATGAGGAAATAAATTTTATGCCTGATCACATATCAGCAGAGATGCTATTTATGAGTTATTTAATAGAAAATGATATGTTGGAAGTCCAAAAGAGATTTCTTGAGGAACATCTTGTTAAATGGGTGCCAGAATATTGCAATGAGCTTCAAAAACATGTGGGCACTATTTTTTATAAAGAGGTTGCAAATATACTTAAGGAATTTATATTATCTGAACATGAGTTAATGAGTGAATGA
- the nrfD gene encoding NrfD/PsrC family molybdoenzyme membrane anchor subunit: MVHGEVWTLKELFTYPNEYIYWSIQIVMYPFMTGLVAGAFVLSSLYHVFGIKQLKDMARFALVFSFALLFVAPMPIVMHLQHPFRGINIFMTPHFTSAIAAFGIVFSTYGAIVASELWFIYRKHFVEIALPLKEKQDKTLSEWFKYLVFCALTLGVYDISEDSLKRDEKAIKILAGLGIPVACFLHGYAGFIFGSVKANALWMTPLMPVIFIMSAIVSGIALCMLTYILAMEIKKFLASRKKIAYTHPRTKEEIGGVEINVIKMTAKYLLLFLIFAISLELLDLIFRGYTAVKSWDVLRSVIYGKDFTNIFILQYTVGNLIPFILLLLPNLTIRRAVFAVILVLFGVFMMRWNVVIGGQAFSLTFAGYMHYHLPIIPHNWETFKEGFGGALSIFIMPFVLFWIFAKIFPVFDYKESH; encoded by the coding sequence ATGGTTCATGGAGAAGTCTGGACACTTAAAGAACTCTTTACTTATCCTAATGAATACATATACTGGAGCATACAAATAGTGATGTACCCATTTATGACAGGACTTGTCGCTGGAGCATTTGTTCTGTCGTCGCTTTATCATGTCTTTGGAATAAAGCAATTGAAGGATATGGCAAGATTTGCCCTTGTTTTTTCGTTTGCCCTTCTTTTTGTAGCGCCCATGCCTATAGTTATGCATCTACAGCATCCATTCAGGGGTATAAACATATTCATGACCCCTCACTTTACCTCTGCAATAGCTGCTTTTGGTATAGTTTTTTCCACATATGGAGCAATAGTTGCATCAGAGTTGTGGTTTATATATAGAAAACATTTTGTAGAGATTGCTCTGCCACTTAAGGAGAAACAGGATAAAACCTTGTCTGAATGGTTTAAATACCTTGTCTTCTGCGCACTGACTCTTGGCGTATATGATATTAGTGAGGATTCCCTGAAAAGAGATGAAAAGGCAATTAAGATACTTGCTGGACTTGGAATTCCTGTTGCTTGTTTTCTTCACGGATATGCAGGGTTTATATTTGGCTCTGTCAAAGCAAATGCACTGTGGATGACGCCACTTATGCCTGTTATTTTTATAATGTCTGCAATAGTTTCAGGCATTGCACTTTGCATGCTTACATATATACTTGCTATGGAGATTAAGAAATTTCTTGCATCACGTAAAAAGATTGCCTATACTCACCCTCGGACAAAAGAAGAGATAGGAGGGGTTGAGATCAATGTTATAAAAATGACAGCAAAGTATCTTCTTTTGTTTTTAATATTTGCAATAAGCCTTGAGCTTCTTGACCTTATTTTCAGGGGATACACAGCAGTTAAGTCATGGGATGTCTTGAGAAGTGTTATTTATGGAAAGGATTTTACGAATATTTTTATATTGCAATATACTGTTGGGAATCTTATTCCATTTATTCTCCTTTTGTTGCCTAATCTTACGATAAGACGGGCAGTATTTGCTGTAATTCTTGTTTTGTTTGGCGTATTTATGATGAGATGGAATGTAGTTATTGGCGGACAGGCATTTTCTCTGACATTTGCGGGATATATGCATTACCATCTGCCGATAATTCCACATAATTGGGAGACCTTTAAAGAAGGGTTCGGTGGTGCATTAAGTATTTTCATTATGCCTTTTGTGTTGTTCTGGATATTTGCTAAAATATTTCCTGTATTTGATTACAAAGAATCCCATTGA
- a CDS encoding 4Fe-4S dicluster domain-containing protein yields the protein MITRRDLLKYTIKGVAGLAVPAAAFKILNPNSVFANKDNKSEVRWVFLVDTYKCVGCGMCVKACKNENEIPYDENVTRTWVERYVVTKDGKVFADTPKGARDGFTTSKIELGRGEYHDIKKEDIDKAFFVPKLCNQCENPPCVQVCPVGATYQVSDGVVLVDRKTCIGCGYCIMACPYGVRFFHPKYHTAEKCNFCYHRITKGMKTACVEACPFGARQIGNIKDPNDPVTKIIRTERVGILKEEFGTKPQVYYIGLDKEVR from the coding sequence ATGATAACGAGGAGAGACTTGTTGAAATATACAATTAAGGGTGTTGCAGGGCTTGCAGTACCTGCAGCAGCATTTAAAATACTTAATCCTAACAGTGTTTTTGCAAATAAAGATAATAAATCAGAAGTTAGATGGGTTTTTTTAGTTGATACATATAAGTGTGTTGGTTGTGGAATGTGTGTTAAAGCATGCAAAAATGAAAATGAGATTCCTTATGATGAAAATGTTACAAGGACATGGGTTGAAAGGTATGTTGTTACAAAGGATGGCAAGGTATTTGCCGATACACCTAAAGGGGCGAGAGATGGTTTTACCACAAGCAAGATTGAACTTGGAAGAGGGGAGTATCATGATATTAAAAAGGAAGATATAGACAAGGCATTTTTTGTTCCAAAGCTCTGCAATCAGTGCGAAAATCCTCCATGTGTTCAGGTATGTCCTGTTGGTGCAACCTATCAAGTGTCTGATGGGGTTGTGCTTGTTGATAGGAAGACATGTATTGGCTGTGGTTACTGCATAATGGCATGTCCTTACGGCGTAAGATTTTTTCATCCAAAATACCATACTGCTGAAAAGTGCAATTTCTGCTACCACAGGATTACAAAGGGTATGAAGACAGCATGTGTTGAGGCATGTCCTTTTGGTGCAAGACAGATAGGTAATATTAAGGACCCCAATGATCCTGTAACAAAAATTATAAGGACAGAAAGGGTGGGAATATTAAAAGAAGAATTCGGGACAAAACCACAGGTCTATTACATAGGCCTGGATAAGGAGGTAAGATAA
- a CDS encoding cytochrome c3 family protein: MKNHVLRPLFVVIGLVGIVLIARLFIVPKDFGIWERGYMYGWHRKSNEEDWKAVKVKYKFDSEYCKGCHTDKYDSIMKSPHVIIKCENCHGPVLDHPSEPAKLQIDRSRQLCLRCHTRLPYPTSNRANIKGIDPDKHNSDIECSMCHNPHMPNLDASKGGK; the protein is encoded by the coding sequence ATGAAAAATCATGTATTAAGACCGCTTTTTGTTGTTATAGGTCTGGTGGGTATTGTCTTAATTGCTCGTTTATTTATTGTTCCAAAGGATTTTGGTATTTGGGAGAGGGGGTACATGTATGGCTGGCACAGGAAAAGCAATGAGGAAGACTGGAAGGCTGTAAAAGTAAAATACAAGTTTGATAGCGAGTATTGTAAGGGTTGCCACACTGACAAATACGACAGCATAATGAAGTCGCCTCACGTGATTATAAAGTGCGAAAACTGTCATGGTCCTGTCCTTGATCATCCTTCTGAACCTGCAAAGCTCCAGATAGACAGGAGCAGACAGCTCTGTCTGAGATGTCACACCCGTCTTCCATATCCAACAAGCAATAGGGCAAATATCAAGGGAATAGACCCTGATAAGCACAATTCTGATATTGAATGCTCTATGTGTCATAATCCCCACATGCCTAATCTCGACGCTTCAAAGGGAGGTAAATAA
- a CDS encoding cytochrome c3 family protein — MFNPFRLFDRVVKWYSEGISRKTKIIIALIFLFFLIGIGFAGYKINDYFENDPNACQLCHVHDYAQERWAQSKHNVVTCHECHHSTKKEQVVQLYRFVFLGQKQVEPRHGKIIVPSKLCMECHWEGKEKYPQAAKVNKSRYHAKHVFMEKIECTQCHGYVAHKFLPEERFCMQCHTDKEVHGTGMEKLACINCHTDRTQDLKPGRNKCLFCHGTDENIRKKLIEDGTIDVKYFQPSQQVIKRAIKINVPDDAPMQFKCYECHKPHKKVRPDYGTCISCHNDQLNVGKHELHIKGMNMKCVDCHKPHSWRVTEAQAKKDCVKCHEYKNPANFIK, encoded by the coding sequence GTGTTTAATCCATTTAGATTATTTGACAGAGTTGTCAAATGGTATTCTGAAGGTATTTCAAGGAAGACAAAGATTATTATTGCGCTGATTTTCTTGTTTTTTTTAATTGGTATTGGTTTTGCTGGATATAAGATTAATGACTATTTTGAAAATGACCCAAATGCATGTCAGTTGTGTCATGTGCATGATTATGCGCAGGAAAGGTGGGCTCAGAGCAAGCATAATGTAGTTACCTGCCACGAGTGTCATCACTCTACAAAGAAAGAACAAGTGGTACAGCTTTATAGATTTGTCTTTTTGGGGCAGAAGCAAGTTGAACCAAGACATGGAAAGATTATCGTGCCGTCAAAACTATGTATGGAATGCCACTGGGAAGGAAAGGAAAAATATCCACAGGCTGCAAAAGTTAATAAGTCAAGATACCATGCAAAGCATGTGTTTATGGAGAAGATAGAGTGCACACAGTGCCACGGCTATGTAGCACACAAATTTTTGCCAGAGGAGAGATTCTGTATGCAATGCCATACTGACAAAGAAGTCCACGGCACAGGCATGGAAAAATTAGCATGTATTAACTGTCATACTGACCGCACTCAGGATTTAAAACCAGGAAGAAACAAGTGTCTATTCTGTCACGGTACAGATGAAAATATCAGAAAGAAGCTTATAGAAGACGGAACAATAGATGTGAAATACTTCCAGCCGTCTCAGCAGGTAATTAAAAGGGCGATAAAAATAAATGTGCCTGATGATGCACCCATGCAGTTTAAGTGTTATGAATGTCATAAACCGCATAAAAAGGTAAGACCTGATTACGGAACCTGTATAAGCTGTCACAATGACCAGTTGAATGTTGGTAAGCATGAACTTCATATAAAGGGAATGAATATGAAGTGTGTAGATTGCCACAAGCCTCACTCATGGAGGGTCACAGAGGCACAGGCAAAGAAGGATTGTGTGAAGTGTCATGAGTATAAAAATCCTGCTAATTTTATAAAATAA
- the hemL gene encoding glutamate-1-semialdehyde 2,1-aminomutase — protein MVTTKSKTFYRKAVGLMPGGVNSPVRAFKAVGGSPLFIQRAKGSKIYDVDGNEYIDYVLSWGPMILGHSHPSVVKALKKIIENGTSFGAPTPLEIELAQMIIKAYPSIEKVRMVNSGTEATMSAIRVARGFTKRDKIIKFEGCYHGHADGLLVKAGSGAATFGVPDSPGVPKDYAKNTITIPFNDIKAFKDVVQKEWKNIACVIIEPVVGNIGCVLPRDGFLETLRKETATYGIILIFDEVMTGFRVSYGGAQAYYGIKPDMTCLGKVIGGGLPVGAYGGRKDIMSMVAPEGPVYQAGTLSGNPLAMTAGIETLKILSKKDIYKKLNNTMQYLEEGLKDVAKKVGVKTRFYRAGTMFCTYFTDTEVVDYKTAKTSDIEKFSRFFRGMLNHGINLAPSQFEAGFISIAHTHTDINRTIEAAYKTLKSL, from the coding sequence ATGGTAACAACTAAATCAAAGACATTTTACAGAAAGGCTGTAGGATTGATGCCCGGCGGTGTTAATAGTCCTGTAAGGGCGTTCAAGGCAGTTGGTGGGTCACCTCTCTTTATACAAAGGGCGAAAGGCTCTAAGATCTACGATGTTGACGGAAATGAATATATAGATTATGTTCTTTCATGGGGACCGATGATACTGGGGCATTCGCATCCCTCTGTTGTTAAAGCCCTCAAAAAGATTATAGAAAATGGTACGAGTTTTGGAGCGCCAACCCCTCTTGAGATAGAGCTTGCACAGATGATAATCAAGGCATATCCATCTATTGAAAAGGTGAGAATGGTGAATTCTGGCACAGAGGCAACAATGAGTGCTATAAGGGTGGCACGTGGTTTTACAAAAAGGGATAAGATAATAAAGTTTGAGGGATGTTATCATGGACATGCTGATGGGCTTTTAGTTAAAGCAGGATCAGGAGCTGCAACATTTGGTGTGCCTGACAGCCCGGGTGTTCCAAAAGATTATGCAAAAAATACAATAACCATTCCATTCAACGATATTAAGGCATTCAAGGATGTTGTTCAGAAGGAGTGGAAAAATATTGCATGCGTTATCATCGAGCCGGTTGTCGGCAATATAGGCTGTGTTCTACCGAGAGACGGTTTTTTGGAAACATTAAGGAAAGAAACAGCAACATACGGAATTATCCTTATATTCGATGAGGTGATGACAGGCTTTAGGGTCTCTTATGGAGGAGCCCAAGCTTATTATGGTATTAAACCTGATATGACCTGCCTTGGTAAAGTTATAGGTGGTGGACTTCCTGTTGGTGCATATGGAGGGAGAAAGGATATTATGTCTATGGTTGCTCCTGAAGGACCTGTTTATCAAGCGGGGACATTATCAGGAAACCCACTTGCTATGACAGCAGGAATAGAGACATTAAAGATACTCTCAAAAAAGGATATATACAAGAAACTCAATAACACCATGCAATATCTTGAAGAAGGTTTGAAGGATGTTGCAAAAAAGGTGGGTGTCAAAACAAGATTTTATAGAGCAGGTACAATGTTCTGCACATATTTCACTGATACAGAGGTTGTGGATTATAAAACAGCAAAGACATCCGATATAGAGAAATTCTCACGATTTTTCAGAGGCATGTTAAATCATGGAATAAACCTTGCACCATCGCAGTTTGAGGCAGGTTTTATTTCAATTGCACATACTCATACTGATATAAACAGGACTATTGAAGCAGCATATAAGACACTAAAAAGCCTTTAA
- a CDS encoding Tll0287-like domain-containing protein gives MRKFFSEINKVESPCRLSVTFLVPFVIILGLLFFALILWEKKSHDEKLFNILKESASALFDQIMVTRLWNAKHGGVYVEVTPDTPPNPYLEDPMRDIVSVDGRHYTKINPAYMTRQLSEITMQRQGYKFSIVSLNPINPFNIPDDWEKKALKEFESNKIGDYAEILQQGSPENRKLSWAGRSGSRIFRYIGPLKTEAPCLKCHAKHGYNYGDIRGGISISIPMDRYDLIYSADFRKTIFSLLTIAVISVIFVAVITIILSRKLSSAIEKDIERKRLEAIVELAGATAHEMRQPMTIVHNIISLFRDKFRHQEPLTEEEMNIIEDQCNRMNNIIKKMMNITAYRTKDYVKGKKIIDLEQSSRNEDRE, from the coding sequence ATGAGAAAGTTCTTTTCAGAAATAAACAAGGTAGAGAGTCCTTGCAGGCTATCTGTGACATTTTTGGTGCCTTTTGTGATTATATTGGGCTTGCTTTTTTTTGCATTGATACTGTGGGAGAAGAAATCACATGATGAAAAGCTTTTCAATATTTTAAAAGAAAGCGCCAGTGCGTTATTCGATCAGATAATGGTCACTCGTCTGTGGAATGCCAAACACGGAGGTGTCTATGTTGAGGTTACACCTGATACCCCTCCAAATCCCTATCTCGAAGATCCTATGCGGGATATAGTGTCGGTTGACGGAAGGCATTATACAAAAATAAACCCCGCATACATGACAAGGCAACTGTCAGAGATCACTATGCAGAGGCAGGGCTATAAATTTAGCATTGTAAGCCTAAATCCTATTAATCCTTTTAATATTCCCGATGATTGGGAAAAGAAGGCTCTCAAGGAATTCGAAAGTAATAAGATTGGAGATTATGCAGAAATCTTGCAACAGGGGTCCCCAGAAAATCGTAAACTTTCTTGGGCAGGGCGGAGTGGCAGCAGGATTTTTCGTTATATTGGACCTTTAAAGACAGAGGCACCATGTCTTAAGTGTCACGCAAAACATGGATATAATTATGGTGATATAAGAGGCGGAATAAGCATAAGTATTCCCATGGACCGATATGATTTAATTTATTCTGCTGATTTTCGCAAGACCATATTTTCTTTGCTGACAATAGCTGTGATAAGTGTTATCTTCGTTGCTGTAATAACAATTATTCTATCAAGAAAGCTCAGTTCTGCTATAGAAAAGGATATAGAAAGAAAAAGACTTGAGGCTATTGTTGAGCTTGCAGGCGCAACTGCTCATGAAATGAGGCAGCCAATGACTATTGTTCATAATATCATAAGTCTGTTCAGGGATAAGTTCAGACACCAGGAACCTTTGACAGAGGAAGAGATGAATATTATAGAGGACCAGTGTAATAGAATGAACAATATTATAAAAAAGATGATGAATATAACAGCCTACAGGACTAAGGACTATGTAAAAGGCAAGAAGATAATAGACCTCGAGCAATCTTCGAGGAATGAAGACAGGGAATAA
- a CDS encoding AAA family ATPase codes for MKSADISLDFNPQFLCALNVIEETDKNVFITGRAGTGKSTLLQHFRNTTKKKIAVLAPTGVAAVNVKGQTIHSFFGFKPDITPDMVRDARPREKMIYKKLDAIVIDEVSMVRADLMDCIDGFLRMHGKSKTKPFGGIQMIFIGDLYQLPPVVTSRDKTLFKSFYKSPYFFDSMAFGSSFDMQFIELEKVYRQRDDIFLNILNAIRNNTASDKDLEMINARYIPDFHDDKGFYIYLTTTNDIASSINIKRLADLKGKEYTYQGIIKGDFNIKDLPTGLDITIKAEAQVMLLNNDSIGRWINGSIGKVIGIEKIKDEPDTIHVELQNGEVVDVRPYTWEMYEFHYDKKSQTVISDVVGTFTQYPLKLAWAVTIHKAQGMTFEKVVIDIGRGTFSHGQLYVALSRCTTLEGIVLKKPVSKKHIFMDWRVVDFVTKYQYKQSQKSLPIDEKLLIIQNAIKDKSPLEIVYLKTKDEKSRRTIIPHFVGELEFNGRKFIGVQAYCTKRKDDRVFHIERILEIRPEKK; via the coding sequence ATGAAATCAGCTGACATATCCCTTGACTTCAACCCCCAATTCCTCTGCGCCCTCAATGTAATAGAGGAAACTGATAAAAATGTCTTTATTACCGGCAGGGCAGGCACAGGCAAATCAACCCTGCTTCAGCATTTCAGGAATACTACAAAGAAAAAAATAGCTGTGCTTGCTCCAACAGGCGTTGCAGCAGTGAATGTAAAAGGCCAGACCATTCATTCATTCTTCGGCTTCAAGCCTGATATCACCCCTGATATGGTAAGGGATGCCCGACCAAGAGAAAAGATGATTTACAAAAAGTTAGATGCTATTGTAATTGACGAGGTGTCAATGGTGCGTGCTGATCTCATGGACTGCATAGATGGTTTTCTCCGCATGCACGGCAAGAGTAAGACCAAGCCCTTTGGAGGCATCCAGATGATATTTATCGGAGACCTCTACCAGTTGCCGCCTGTTGTCACCTCACGCGATAAGACATTATTTAAAAGCTTTTACAAGAGTCCATATTTTTTTGATTCAATGGCATTTGGCAGCAGCTTTGATATGCAGTTCATAGAGCTTGAAAAAGTCTATCGTCAGCGTGACGATATATTTCTAAATATCCTTAATGCCATCAGAAACAATACTGCAAGTGATAAAGACCTTGAAATGATTAATGCTCGATACATACCCGATTTTCACGATGACAAAGGTTTCTATATCTATCTCACCACAACCAATGACATTGCCTCTTCAATCAACATAAAACGGCTCGCTGACCTCAAAGGCAAAGAATACACTTATCAAGGCATAATCAAGGGGGATTTCAATATCAAGGATCTGCCCACAGGTCTTGATATTACTATTAAGGCAGAAGCTCAAGTGATGCTCCTTAATAACGATTCTATAGGGCGATGGATAAATGGAAGCATAGGCAAGGTTATTGGCATTGAGAAGATAAAGGATGAACCTGATACAATCCATGTAGAACTTCAGAATGGAGAAGTTGTTGACGTTAGACCATATACATGGGAGATGTATGAATTCCATTACGACAAAAAATCGCAAACAGTCATATCTGATGTAGTAGGTACATTCACACAGTATCCATTAAAGCTTGCGTGGGCAGTTACAATTCACAAAGCACAGGGAATGACATTTGAAAAGGTAGTCATAGACATTGGCAGAGGAACATTTTCTCATGGTCAGTTATATGTTGCTCTCTCAAGATGCACAACCCTCGAAGGCATTGTTCTCAAAAAGCCTGTGTCAAAAAAACATATCTTCATGGACTGGCGCGTCGTAGATTTTGTTACTAAATATCAATATAAACAATCGCAAAAGAGTCTACCGATTGATGAAAAGCTTTTGATCATACAAAATGCCATAAAGGACAAAAGCCCACTCGAAATCGTTTACCTCAAGACAAAAGATGAGAAATCAAGACGCACTATTATCCCGCACTTTGTTGGAGAACTGGAGTTCAATGGCAGAAAATTCATAGGTGTTCAGGCATACTGCACAAAAAGAAAAGACGACAGGGTATTTCATATTGAGCGGATACTCGAGATTCGCCCTGAAAAAAAGTAG
- a CDS encoding phosphate-starvation-inducible PsiE family protein translates to MEKVNKNISGKGQKEFYFWIHALFRKYIEVTMDIILIGLVIVTFIFIAKTIYLLGLDIYKTTNIPYVISEFLFIFILIEVMRILVVYIEFHHVSVDIMVELAIVAILREIIIKGAIELDTLKIVGISLLIAVLGFLLKFGDIRTRPHEDESTYKPFFRKHAKTEK, encoded by the coding sequence TTGGAAAAAGTAAATAAAAATATTAGCGGAAAAGGACAAAAAGAATTCTATTTCTGGATACATGCCCTTTTCAGAAAATACATAGAAGTAACAATGGATATAATACTGATCGGGCTTGTGATAGTAACCTTTATTTTTATCGCTAAAACAATATACTTATTAGGATTGGATATTTATAAAACAACCAATATCCCTTATGTAATTTCAGAGTTTCTGTTCATATTCATTCTCATAGAGGTAATGCGTATCCTTGTAGTATATATAGAATTCCACCATGTCTCTGTTGATATTATGGTTGAGTTAGCAATTGTAGCAATACTCAGAGAGATTATAATTAAAGGAGCCATTGAACTTGACACACTGAAAATAGTAGGCATATCCCTACTGATAGCAGTTCTTGGCTTCTTGCTTAAATTCGGAGATATACGAACAAGGCCTCATGAAGATGAAAGTACATACAAACCATTTTTCCGAAAACATGCAAAAACAGAAAAGTAA